Within Salvia splendens isolate huo1 chromosome 21, SspV2, whole genome shotgun sequence, the genomic segment TGGTTCGCAAATTGACAATTTCTTTTCTAAACTGAAACACAAGTGCAGCGCCTCGTCCGTACAACCATGGCGGATCAGGCTTTAAACGACGTTAAGTGGGATGATGATACGACTCATATCAGCAGGCAGGAGGTTCAGCTGCTACAGGACAAGGTCTCCAGTCAAATTATTGAAGACACAAGTTACAACAAAGCTTCATCGCACAAGGCGTCCCTCGTCTTGCTTCCAAGACTAGGTTAGTTGTTAATTATATTTCAGTATTTAGTTTCAGCAGTATAATTTAATAGTAACAGTGAGTCGATGATATTTATAAGCTTTATCTCGGGTCGAACCGCCCTAATAGGGATGGTaatcgggccggcccatcgggtttcgggtcagccctactcgggttgcgagTCAATCGGAtccgggctaatcgggttgtgaattcttTCGGGTTGTAGAAGTTCAacctaggggtgggtcgatacgatatatcgtatcgaaaacgttgtatcgtatatcgtatcgaaaatatcgatatgaaagaatttcatatcgttatcgtatcgaaagtttcgatatatcgaatttcgatatatcgaactttcgatatggaggatatctatatcgttatcgtatcgatatttcgatatatcgtaccgaaattcgatatatcgaaaatatcaatatatatcgtatattcgatataaacgatatatcgtaccgaaattcgatatatcgaaaatatcgatatatatcgtatattcgatatatatcgtatattcgatataaaacaatatatcgaaaatatcgatatgtatcatatattcgatataaaacgatatatcgcgatataaggaaattcatatcgttatcgtatcgaaaacttacgatacggtatcgtttcgtatcgaaaattacgatatatcgaaaatttgataatttttcgatatttttcaatacgatacgagcgatatatcattttttcgatatttttccccagccctagttcaaccctaaccctaaaagctagGGTTTCGGACTAGaccaacgggttaatcgggttgctaccgataagattaacatgcgatcattccaacaaataatgatgaaaattagttatattcaaaaaatgtaaaatatttaattatgataaatttgagatatatggtcaaactcaatcataaacatgatcaaatactaatatttgagatatttcgtgaaattttaatgcatgttttagaaatttaaatttttttaattgaatttgaagtttttaatttatttatcaattattatattaataaaaatttaatatataatataaaatttgaaagttgttcttttagttatctatattataaaattaattaatgaagttTCGAATTAGAAGTAAAAAtagtataatataaattttatcggatTTTCGgaccagcccatcgggtttttgggtctagccctaacgggttgtgggttaatcgggtgctggttgatcgggttttaattttatcgggctagaaatttccagtcctaaccctataaatttggcgggctattcgggccaaccCACGTATTGCAGGCTCCATTAACATCTCTACGCcttaggccatctgcaacgctgtctcttatccgtcccttaactgtctcttaaattactattcatgggccccactgtatttttttactccatctcttaactaagggacgaaacCTACAACcgtccatctcttatccgtcccttaaccgtctcttaaattactatttattcaatttcattttttatttttatttccaacaaattcaattaataaaaacacactttattaaataaaataacattacaacataaaattctaaaaaattaaaaacctcatcaataaaatcctaaaaaattaaaaataaataatttaaataaaaaaacatatttttttatggtggattaatttgtgggaatgatttgatatatatagaagtgattggaggcttaaaaaaataaaaaaataaaaaattgcaaaaaacgcctataaacggctagtatatttttgggattttttttaaattttgaattttccctgaattaaaaaaaaacattttttcggataaaaacgacgcccactcgcgggccggcgagtgggcatcACGGACGAAtcggagctcgccacgtcgccaacgcgcgtggcgagacgcaTTACGAGCCTTCGGGATTAAGACGGAAGGCTGCAACgccgtctcttatccgtctcgtcCCTCTGGGACTAGATAAGGGTCGGCTAAGGGATGCGTTGCGGGTGACCTTAGATTCCTAGCCTATAAAAAGGGAACTTAGTCAAACGTATCTATAATCAATGATAAGTTTATTACCAAATTTGATatttctctcatttctctcaaaACAGAACCGCCTGTCTGACGGGGAAGATCTCCACACACAGTCCGCCTTCGATCACCGAGCTCCTTCACCGTCGATCCAAGTCTCCAATACGATCAACATCGTATCAGATACTGATTTCCTGGACGAGCTTGTCAAGGCGGAGGAAACCGCTCTCGATCTCTACCCCACCCGCCGCTTCTGCCTCCGCAGTCTCAGACTCCTCTCCCCCCTCCCCGCCGCCGTTGGAGCTCAATTATTCACCTCCTCGCGAAGTGTCTCAGAGAACTCCCCTGACCTTCCATACGCGCACTGGCATTCCCGATTTTCATGTCTCTTTTGCAAAGGAGCGCGAACTCAGTGCACTGCAGGTTAAGACCATAATTGAAAATGTGGATATCTTTAATCAGGATTGTCACCAGCTGTTAACATGTAGTATCAATTTGTGGATTCTAAGTTTCTGGTGAATTTTTGCTTTTATTGTCATTGCAGAAAGAGCTAAATCGCGTTTTGAAGCAGCTGAGTCACCTggtaaataaatttgaaaattgagCAAGTATAAGTTTGTGCTGTTTTGATTGTTGGTTGTTGGTTTCAGGAGCAGGAGTGTTCGGAGCTtagaaaggaaaaggaaaaaaacacCCGGAGCAGCTGAAACTACTGAATTCGAGGATTGATGCACAAGCTAATCTCAGAAAGAGCATGGAGATGTAGGCTTCTATAATCTCTTTGTTTATGTTATATACTCACTATGCATAAGGCTTTTTACATGCTTCATTGTATTGTTTACTGATTTCTTAGAAGTGATGAAccaaatttcatttcatttccgtGTCTGCCTACTTCTTGATAAGTTATTTTGTCAACATAAAATATGTTGTTTTGTGGCATAGATCATTTTTATGCCATGTCATTATTGTGTGCACATGTTCGCTAGTTAGGTATTGCAACTTGAGAATATACATGAACGACTTTTTTGTCTGGTTATAGGGATGACCTCGTTTTTAACTCTTTGGATCCTGGGATACCTGAACTCCGTCAAAATGTGAAACCATATAGTAATAAACAGCCTGGTTCCTATACAAAATGTAGGTGAGCATTTTCTCCAAGATCAAACAACAGGATGTGTTTTCTGCCTCATGTAATGTTCACTGTTAAAAATTCTTCCTTTTCGTTTCTCATCTTTTTTGGGGTGGTTTTCtattgttgttgttgatgaGCTTGTGATACAGGAAGAGATAAAACCATACAAGAAACTTTTTGCCACTCCGAAAAGTTGTTTGGTGTGTTAAACTCAAATGACCAAAAACAGGGAAGGGTTCTAGTTGCAAAGCTGTATCAGACTTGTGAAATGGATTTTCATTCGCTGTTTGGTTACCTGAACTCCCCTATAAATGGCTCAAACATGGCCGCATCCGATCTTTGCTGTATAGTTTCTCTTTCTACTGCGTCCCAGAAAAGTaaagtaataaataaaaaattgatatgtCTCAGGTGTTAATGCTCTTTTTTACTTTCTTTGATTTCTTTAGTGTATGTCCCAGGGTAAATGTCACGGTGGAGGAATCCATCTCTAGAAATGCTGAATCTGGTACAAATAGATGTGGTGCGGAGGAAGAAGGTTTAAGCTTTGCAAATATAGCAGAGATGTTGAAGCAGGGCCCAATTCCATCTGCACTCAAATCGTAGAATGATAAAACCTCTGGTTTTAGTGGGTCTGCTAATCATAGTTGTGTAGCATTTGTGTCTGCAGTCTGTCAAATGTCCTTACTTGAACATTTGTGCGCAATTGCTACTAAAAGCAATGATGAACTAGTAAGACACGAGGCACTTTCAGTCATGATTCTGATTCTTATGAGACATAATGCCTATTTGGAGAGAGACAAGTTGCTCGGTACAATCATTTTGTTGTTTATATGATATTCTGAATAGAGGCCTCTGGAAACAGGTTTGCTGGGGAATTAGTGGTTCATACTTTATCTCAATCATTGAGGAAGGAAGCTGGATTCTCTGTACAAGACCAAGCAGTTCATGCTCTTTATTTGCTATGTAATTGTGAGTTTCAATATACTGTTTTGGCTGAATAGAAAATTGTGACCGggtaaataaatttgattttctAAACAGAGAATTTCTTTGTAGTTTCTTTGAGCATTCtgtgtttattttatgtattgcAAAGGATTTTCTGGACTTAATAGTTAATACTACTCTTCACATAATTATGACTCAAGATATCGCCAAACCTATAtacttattcacacatgtagtACTTTATATAGGAGATATTTATGAATCCTACTCATCTCTGAAGCACTATATTCATTTGGTTTATTTGTCTCAATGTACAACTCCTGGAATCAGAGCTTGTATTGGTAAATTGTTTCTCTTGCGGTGTTTTTATAGGCCCAAAAGTTGTAGCTATGATCTCTTCTTGCTTAAAAGAGGATGGAGACCTGACATACACTAATAATATTAAGGGCAAGTATTAAGTGTGAAATGAGATCTTAATTGGCTTGGCACATTGTGTAGCTTGCTGTGGGAGTGCTACTGCTGAAGTAAGCCTGATTTTTGAGAAATATACAATTCTAAAGCTGCACGATAAGAAACTAAATTATTGGATATGCCGCTGCTCACCTGGTTATCGTCTGACCAGTCATTTGACTCCACTTGGTTTGTGCTTTTGCTCTCCTTGCTGCATGTGGTTTGGATTTATCAGAGTAATACAGTTTGGTCTCCTGGCCTGTACTTTTAATGGATCTTAAATTCTGATTAACTTTCAGGAACTGAAGCTTTGAAGAAATGCTATATCTTTTCTAGCTTTACTAGGCTCGTCTGGATTTGAGATTTTACTAAATCATAGGCTCCCAAAGGGCTCCAATTGTTTTAGTTGTTAATTCCTTTTGTCAGGTCTCAGTTGTTGCATATTAATCCTAGTATTGACCTGCACATGTTGTTACTGAAGTAGCCATTGTTGCGCTTGAAATCCAATTATACTTGGTTTACTTACAGGAACAGTGCCGGTTATGTTTATTTGAGGTTTGAAAGTGTGGAAGCTGCATCACAGGCTCAACAGGCAATGCACAAGAGATGGTTTGCTTGCAGATTGATTTTGGCCATATTCTTGGTAGTTTTCTGCAACGAATTACCGTCTTTCTCCTTGAATGTGTGATTATATATGCTGCTCCACTACTGTGATCCTAGTGACAGTAGTTTTCTGGGGTTTATTTTTGGAATATGATTCTTAATGTGCACTCTGATATTATAATGTTGTTATTGGTCTAATTGTTAAGGTTCTTGTAATTTTTGATGCAGCAACCTTATGAATACGATGCCAAATTCAAAGGTGCTCCCTGATCAAGTATACTGGTGAAATTGCGACTTGTGTTTAACGTCCGGGTCCCCATCCTCGAAACTAAACCATGTTGAATTTGATTATGCTAGGCTTAGTTCTAAGCGTTCCAGATGTCTTAAATTTTGCTCATTCATttgttatatattttttttctattttttctttcacTTCTGCCTGCAAGTCTGCAACCCTTATAACTCAAAATATTAATGTttgtaatattaaaaaaatcctTATAACCCAATAATATTGGGGAATAAGCTGATCGTATAAACACacacttgaaatttgaattgATTAGTGAGTCTATTTGGGGAAAGGAATTAGAAAGAGGTGTTTTACATCTAGGGTTGCCATCTGATTATGGGTAATTTCTACCTACTGTAAAGTGTAAATCCTCTGTATGCAATGGTCATCTGAGAGTGAGTTATTTTTGTTAGTGGTTTAATTATAGTTACATTTTTTGTGCTCTAGCTAAATCTTATTCTTTATCAATCTGTTATCGTTCCCAAACGGAATTGCGAATCGGTGGAAAATAGAATAAGAGATTTTTATTCTTTATCAATTTTCCGAGTGCCAAACGGAATTGCTTGTTTGATGAATCGATGGAAAATAGAATAAGAGATTTTTTTATAGGATGAAAGAGCTGCTCTGTCTGGTGGGAAGTGGTCACAAAATAGCAATTTGGTGTTGAGTTATTGAAGTAATCATGGCTAATAATGCGATGCAGGAGAGCCCTTCTTTTTGTTGGCTATTAATAGACTTGTATTTGGATTTTGTTAGCATGCATATGTTGACAAGTAGGGGACTTACTGATTTTACACTTGTTTTGAAAATGATTGACAGACAAAGGTGGTACTTTGTTGACCCTATGATTTTATTGAACATGATAATTGAAAAAGAGAGGAATTCTTGTCACAtatgatgtgttttttaatcTCTGAAGAGTCGAGTACAATTTGAGCAATTGTTTTAGGTGTTAATTCCTTTTGTCAGGTCTCAATTGTTGCATATAAATCTAATCCTAGTATTGACCTGCACATGTTGTTACTGAAGTAGCCATTGTTGCGCTGGAAATCTAATTGTACTTGGTTTACTTACAGGAACAGCGCCGGTCATATTTATTTGAGGTTTGAAAGTGTGGAAGCTGCATCACGTGCTCAACAGGCAATGCACAAGAGATGGTTTGCTCGCAGATTGATTTTGGCTATATTCTTGGTAGTTTTCTGCAACAAGTCACCGTCTTTCTCCTTGAATGTTTGATTATATATGTGAAACGTCTTGGATCCCATTTACTTTCTGAATTGATttcattcctttttttttttggggggggggggggggagttgATCCTTAGGTGAATGACCTAGTCTGTGGTGGTATCATGTTTCGTCACTTGAATAGAGACATACATATCTCTCTGTCCTCGTACCGCATTCAAAAGTCTTCAGAAGCTAAATCCCGTTTGGTGTAGCTTCATACAGAACTAAATTTTTCGAGCATACCCCTACCCTCTTCCAAAGAATGCTTTGACTGACTCTAGTTACAAAATAAAGAAGAATTTGGATTTTCTGTTCAATATAGTTAGTTCTAATAACAGTATATAGTTGTGGAAGTTGTACTTTTTTCGTTTGTGAACTTACCAAAACATGCATTTAGCTTAGCTGAAGTTCTTAACATGTTTTTTCTGCCTTGGAGATTGATGAGTTGTAAGACAAACAATTCTCTGTCGTGGCAGGAAGTTAGTAGTTCATCAGAATGACTGTCTGTTGTTGCTATGCTGCTTCACTAATGTGATCTTAGTGACAGTAATTTTCTGGGGTGTATTTTTCGAATATGGTTCTTAATGATATTACAATGTTGTTATTGGTCTAATTGTTATGGTGGTTGTAATTTTTGATGCAGCACAGCAACCTTATGAATACGATGCCAAATTCAAAGGTGCTCCCTGATCTCAAGTCTACTGGTGAAATTGCGACTTGTGTTTCACGTCCGGGTCCCCATCCTCGAACAACACCATGTTGAATTTGATTATGCTAGGCTTAGTTCTAAGCGTTCCAGATGATGATTGCCGTTGCAGTTCTAATGCGTATTATGAATTGAGCCACCATTGTTTGTTTTGTGAAGGCAGCAGCTTCGACTACTAATTCCGTTGTTCAGCTGGTTTTTGCTACAAATTTTGTTTCATTAGATGAAGAAATTATTGAGGATCTGTTTATATGAAAGTTTATTTTATACTGGGTACTAAATAAAATAGTCTAGTAATGTTGAATTAATATGAAGTACTCCTCAAATGTGTTTGAACACTATGTAGAGCATGGAGTAAAGTGGGGCCCACTAACTCATGCAGGAGTCTCATGTTCGATTTCCTAAAATACTAAGCTACCAAAATTGGTAGTCTACACTGCAAGAATATATCTCATGTTCAGagattggagagagagagagagatttcaGAAGTCAAATGCTTTCATCTTCCTCTATGCATCCGAGTTCTTCATCAGCCGAAACCGAGTGAGtctttattttgattattaCAGAAAAATATAGCTAGAGATCACTGTATCTATCTTACGTAGGAGTAATTTGTGGTATTATGTATGTTCCactcctttttttaaaaaaaaataacactaGCTACATCTTTAATTTATGAGATTACTGTATGTATCTTACCGAAGGAGTAATTTGTGGTATTATGTATGTTTAATCGTCgaattacactaaaaaaaagaaaaaataacacTAGCTACATCTTTAATTTAAGAGATTACTTTATTTTGTTACTGGAGGAGTAGAATAGGAGTTTTGTGGTATTATGTATGTTTAATCTTCGAACCgctccttttttttaaaaaaaacagtaGCTACATCTTTAATTTAAGAGATTACTGTATGTATCTTACCGCAGGAGTAATTTGTGGTATTATGTATGTTTAATCTTCGAATCACtccctttttttaaaaataacactACATCTTTTAACTCTAAGAGATTACTGTATCTATAGGAGTAATTTGTGGTATTATGTATGTATAATCTTCGAATCACACTTTTTTTAAGCAACACTGCATCTTTGGTTTAAGAGATTACTGTATCTAACCATTCTCCTCCAGCTTCATGGCAAGCTCGGAGGAGACAAGGTTGAACATACCTGAGATCACGGAGGAGCAGGAAGAAAAGGAGGGGCTGGAAAATCTGATAGACGAGGCTGACACTGAGGTCAGCAAGAGATTGGTCGATATTTTTCTTCTCATGTCCACCGTCGTTGCAGGTTCTTGCTATGCTGCCATGCTCACCCTCAGCAGCGACAACTTTGGCAGCCTAAGTGATCTTACTACATTGGCGTACCTTTTCTTTGTCTTCTGGAACCTCGTGGGCGTGTTTTGTGCGATCCTGACTGTAGTTAGCATCATATGGTCGTATTTTTTTGAGAAGAGGTCAGCCAAACGTGCCTTGGAGACTTGGGCAAAAATTTTCACGGGTGCCATGATGTCTATGACTGCCGCTCTCACCAGTGGAGCTGTGGTAGTGGTTAAGAAATCCGAGACGATCCGAACAGGTGTGCTTATTCTTGGATTGTTTTTCACCGTCATGGTGTATCGTTTGGGGATTCCTCTGGTGGTGAACGCTAGATGGCGTCAGATAATGGGTGGTCGTGCCCACGATCGTTGATAACGGCTGCCTTGGTGATCGAGGGGTTGATTGTATTTCTTCACTTCGAATATGAAAATGCTTGATCTCCATAACTGTTGCATTCCTTTTGCTCTGAAACAGGGATTTTAGTGAATGTGTGTATAAGATATTGCGATTTAGGTTTAATCTATGACCTTTCTGGAATTTGCAGTCATTTGACATAATCCCAAATTTATATGCTGTAAAGCTTCTAAGCTTGCATTTCTAAACTATGTAGACTTGTAATAGTTGTGATTTTATAGTTCTGATATATTGG encodes:
- the LOC121785080 gene encoding uncharacterized protein LOC121785080, producing the protein MLSSSSMHPSSSSAETDFMASSEETRLNIPEITEEQEEKEGLENLIDEADTEVSKRLVDIFLLMSTVVAGSCYAAMLTLSSDNFGSLSDLTTLAYLFFVFWNLVGVFCAILTVVSIIWSYFFEKRSAKRALETWAKIFTGAMMSMTAALTSGAVVVVKKSETIRTGVLILGLFFTVMVYRLGIPLVVNARWRQIMGGRAHDR